The DNA sequence GCCGCCGCTCGTCTCTATGGCTCGGAAGTGGCAGTCGGGACGGTCGTCGGCTTTCCTTTCGGCTACAGCACCACTGCCGCCAAAACCGGCGAAACACAGGAGGCGGTGGCTGCCGGCGCCACTGAGATAGACATGGTGATTCACCTGGGCGCGGCTCTTGCGGGGGATCTGGAGACGGTGGCGGCAGAGATCCGGGAGATGACGAAAGCCGCCCGCAGCGCCAGGGTCAAGGTTATCCTCGAGTGCTGTTACCTGGATGATCCGCTCAAAACTGCGCTGGTCGAGCGGGTGGTGGCGGCTGGGGCGGCCTATGTCAAGACCTCGACCGGTTTCGGCAGCGGCGGCGCCACCGTTGCCGATGTCCGCCTGCTCGCAGCGGCGGCGGCCGGCCGTATCGGCGTCAAGGCCGCCGGCGGCATCCGCGACTGGGCCAGCTGCAGAGCCATGCTGATGGCGGGCGCGACCCGCATCGGCAGCAGTTCGGGCATTTCCATTCTGAGCCAGTGGCGACTGGAGGAGGGGCAATGAGAGCGGGCAAGGCCTGGCGGCGGGTGGTCCTCATCACTCTCGACGGCGTAGGGGTCGGTGCGCTCCCCGATGCCGAACGCTACGGCGATGCCGGCGCCAACACCCTGCTGCATGTGGCCGAGTCCTGCGGCGGCCTGCATTTGCCGACGCTGCGGAAGCTTGGCCTGGGCAACATCCAGCCACTGCCCGGCGTTGCCCCTGCCGATTCGCCTACCGCCGGCTTCGGCCGGATGCGCGAATGCTCCGCCGGCAAGGATACCACGACGGGGCATTGGGAATTGGCCGGAGTAGAGCAGGAGGAGCCTTTTCCGACCTACCCGGAAGGGTTTCCGGCCGAGATCATCGCCGCCTTTCGCCGGGAGACGGGGCTCGACCCCCTGGGCAACGTCGCCGCCAGCGGCACCGAGATCCTCCGCCGTCTGGGCGAGGAGCATCTGCGTAGCGGCCGTCCCATCATCTATACCAGCGCCGATTCGGTTTTTCAGATTGCCGCCCACGAAGAAATCATTCCGGTCGAGCGGCTATACGAGATCTGCCGCATCGCCCGGCGGCTGCTTGATCCTTACCGGATCGGCCGGGTGATCGCCCGTCCCTTTCTCGGCACCTGTGCTGCCGACTTCAAGCGGACCTCCCGCCGGCACGACTTTTCCCTGCCGCCGACGGCGCCGACCGTTCTCGATCTTCTTTCCGCCGCCAGCCTCACTGTCTACGGGGTGGGAAAAATCCGGGATATCTTCGCAGGTCGGGGGATCACGGACTACGTGTACAGCGAGAGCAACGCCGACGGCATGAAAAAAACGCTGGCCGCTCTCGAACAGGTCGGGCGTGGGCTCCTCTTTACCAATCTGGTCGATTTCGACATGCTCTACGGCCATCGTCTCGACGGGCGCGGTTTCGGTCGGGCGCTCGAAGACTTCGACCGCTGGCTTCCCACGTTGCTGGCCGCTCTCGCCGATGATGATTTGCTGCTGATTACCGCCGACCACGGCTGCGATCCGACAACGCCGGGAACCGACCACAGCCGCGAGTTCGTCCCCCTGCTGGTCTGGCATAGGCGACTGGCAGCCGGCCGGAATCTGGGCGAAAGGGAGAGTTTCTCCGACGTGGCAGCTACAGTCGCCGAGGCGTTCGGTCTGGTGTGGGAGGGAGGGGGGCAGAGCGTGCTGGCGGAGCTTAGCGCTGAAACAAAACCAGGAAAAGTCAGGGCTTGATCAGGTCGGATCCAGTCGCAGCGTTAGCTCGTCTTCTTTGATTTTTGTCGAAGCGAGGCGGAGTTGTCCGTCGCCGGGACGGGTGGCCAGGTCGCCGATGAAGCGCTGTTCGAGGAACGCCTGCAGCGCCAGGAGGGCCTCCTGGCTCAGTTCGGCGAACTCGATGCCGATTCCCTGGAAGTAGTTGTTGTCTGGGCCGGGTTCGACCCGGTAGAGGATACGGCCGTCGAGCTCCAACTCCTGCTGCATCCCCATGAGCGGAATGACCACCCGCAGTTGGGCGTCTTTGGCAGGCCGGAAGCCGGTTTTGACGAAAAGGCCGTT is a window from the Desulfuromonadales bacterium genome containing:
- the deoC gene encoding deoxyribose-phosphate aldolase, whose protein sequence is MISPARYIDHTLLKADATADQICRLCEEAVEYGFASVCIPPVYVPLAAARLYGSEVAVGTVVGFPFGYSTTAAKTGETQEAVAAGATEIDMVIHLGAALAGDLETVAAEIREMTKAARSARVKVILECCYLDDPLKTALVERVVAAGAAYVKTSTGFGSGGATVADVRLLAAAAAGRIGVKAAGGIRDWASCRAMLMAGATRIGSSSGISILSQWRLEEGQ
- a CDS encoding phosphopentomutase — protein: MRAGKAWRRVVLITLDGVGVGALPDAERYGDAGANTLLHVAESCGGLHLPTLRKLGLGNIQPLPGVAPADSPTAGFGRMRECSAGKDTTTGHWELAGVEQEEPFPTYPEGFPAEIIAAFRRETGLDPLGNVAASGTEILRRLGEEHLRSGRPIIYTSADSVFQIAAHEEIIPVERLYEICRIARRLLDPYRIGRVIARPFLGTCAADFKRTSRRHDFSLPPTAPTVLDLLSAASLTVYGVGKIRDIFAGRGITDYVYSESNADGMKKTLAALEQVGRGLLFTNLVDFDMLYGHRLDGRGFGRALEDFDRWLPTLLAALADDDLLLITADHGCDPTTPGTDHSREFVPLLVWHRRLAAGRNLGERESFSDVAATVAEAFGLVWEGGGQSVLAELSAETKPGKVRA